In Armatimonadota bacterium, one genomic interval encodes:
- the fmt gene encoding methionyl-tRNA formyltransferase: protein MRVLFMGTASFGVCTFLSLLDSKHELLGVVTQPDRPKGRGRSLQESAIKQFAVRYGVPVYQPESVRVDEVLDLVRAIAPDIFVVVAFGQIIPKSLLDMPRYGSVNVHASLLPKYRGAAPIQYALFNGEARTGVTTMLMDSGLDTGPILLQEEMEIEPNEDTGSLEDRLSVIGAPLLLRTLDGLEDGTITPTPQDDAQSSYAPSIKRQDCVVDWRRPAPEIVNLVRGCIPRPGAVTVCAGTPAKLWSCSARDGDGRPGDVLSVESDGITVSAGAGAVLVRELQPENRKVMRAADFARGYAVSVGSRFGPDGD from the coding sequence ATGCGCGTGCTGTTCATGGGCACAGCGAGCTTCGGCGTATGCACGTTCTTGTCGCTTCTCGATTCCAAGCACGAATTGCTTGGGGTGGTTACCCAACCGGATCGTCCGAAAGGCCGGGGGCGCTCGCTACAGGAGTCGGCGATCAAGCAGTTCGCGGTGAGGTACGGCGTGCCGGTCTACCAGCCGGAGAGTGTTCGCGTTGATGAGGTGCTGGATCTGGTCCGAGCGATCGCCCCGGACATATTTGTGGTGGTAGCATTCGGGCAGATCATACCCAAGTCATTGCTCGACATGCCGAGGTACGGCAGCGTCAACGTCCATGCCTCGCTCCTGCCGAAGTACCGCGGTGCTGCACCAATCCAGTACGCGTTGTTCAACGGTGAGGCGAGAACCGGCGTCACCACCATGCTCATGGATTCTGGGCTGGACACAGGGCCTATACTCCTGCAGGAGGAGATGGAGATCGAGCCGAACGAAGATACGGGCAGTCTCGAGGACCGCCTCTCTGTGATCGGTGCCCCTCTGCTGTTGCGGACCCTCGATGGTCTGGAGGATGGCACTATCACCCCGACACCGCAGGATGATGCACAGTCAAGCTACGCGCCTTCAATCAAGAGGCAGGACTGCGTGGTGGACTGGCGGCGACCGGCACCTGAGATCGTCAATCTCGTGCGCGGTTGCATACCTCGACCGGGAGCAGTGACTGTCTGTGCCGGTACTCCCGCCAAACTCTGGTCCTGCTCGGCGCGAGACGGCGATGGTCGCCCCGGTGACGTTCTGAGCGTGGAGAGCGATGGTATTACCGTGTCAGCCGGCGCCGGGGCGGTGCTCGTAAGAGAGCTTCAGCCCGAGAACCGGAAGGTGATGCGCGCCGCTGATTTCGCTCGGGGCTACGCGGTGTCTGTGGGGTCGCGTTTCGGGCCTGATGGAGATTGA
- the def gene encoding peptide deformylase — protein MASREVVTYPDPRLKQQAKSIAKVDAALKSLIEDMVSTMRDQRGLGLAANQVGVLQKILVYDDGSGLGVLINPKIVTAEGEQRGFEGCLSVPGLQGEVCRAERIVVKGIDADGRAVKIKAEGLLARILQHEIDHLEGKLFIDRADPRTLEYITDDEAEE, from the coding sequence ATGGCAAGCCGTGAAGTTGTGACTTACCCTGACCCCAGGTTGAAGCAGCAGGCCAAGTCCATCGCGAAGGTCGATGCTGCGCTCAAGTCCCTCATCGAAGATATGGTAAGCACGATGCGTGATCAGCGTGGCCTGGGGCTGGCGGCGAATCAGGTCGGCGTCCTACAAAAGATCCTTGTATATGATGACGGCAGCGGCTTGGGGGTGCTGATCAACCCGAAGATTGTAACGGCGGAGGGCGAGCAGAGGGGATTCGAAGGATGTCTGAGCGTTCCAGGCCTCCAGGGCGAGGTGTGCCGGGCCGAGAGGATCGTTGTGAAGGGCATTGACGCCGACGGTAGGGCGGTGAAGATCAAGGCGGAGGGCCTTCTGGCGCGCATCCTCCAGCATGAGATTGACCATCTTGAGGGCAAGCTGTTTATAGACCGAGCCGATCCTCGCACTCTTGAGTATATTACTGACGACGAGGCGGAGGAATAG